A region from the Streptomyces tsukubensis genome encodes:
- a CDS encoding GNAT family N-acetyltransferase: protein MTSLHQDAPDTTTVPGPPLPRLGGRWTARVARSHGADLDLVHGWMQSPHIDAFWHQAWPRERWEEEIAGHLAGDAILPVLVVLDGEAFAYVEVYRVARDRLAAHYPYGARDLGLHIAIGEQRRTGRGLGRELLGVLADGLLAADPDCPRVVAEPDITNAPSLRAFAAAGFRDAGEIVLPDKRAALLIRPRTDADML from the coding sequence ATGACGTCGTTACACCAGGACGCGCCCGATACGACCACCGTGCCCGGGCCGCCGCTGCCCCGGCTCGGCGGCCGCTGGACGGCCCGGGTGGCGAGATCCCACGGCGCCGACCTCGACCTGGTGCACGGCTGGATGCAGTCCCCGCACATCGACGCCTTCTGGCACCAGGCCTGGCCCAGGGAGCGCTGGGAGGAGGAGATCGCGGGCCATCTGGCCGGGGACGCCATCCTGCCGGTGCTGGTCGTCCTGGACGGCGAGGCCTTCGCGTACGTCGAGGTCTACCGGGTGGCCCGGGACCGGCTCGCCGCCCACTATCCGTACGGCGCCCGCGACCTCGGCCTGCACATCGCCATCGGTGAGCAGCGCCGCACCGGCCGGGGTCTCGGCAGGGAACTGCTGGGGGTGCTCGCGGACGGGCTGCTCGCGGCCGATCCGGACTGCCCGCGGGTGGTCGCCGAACCGGACATCACCAACGCGCCGTCCCTGCGGGCGTTCGCGGCGGCGGGGTTCCGGGACGCGGGCGAGATCGTCCTCCCGGACAAGCGGGCGGCGCTGCTGATCCGCCCGCGGACGGACGCGGACATGCTGTGA